In Scleropages formosus chromosome 20, fSclFor1.1, whole genome shotgun sequence, a single window of DNA contains:
- the LOC108923908 gene encoding vesicular glutamate transporter 1-like — protein sequence MEVRPERFKAAAGKTLGKIHRLLEKRQANGETIELSADGRPELVEEKELPVIDCTCFGLPRRYIIAILSGLGFCISFGIRCNLGVAIVSMVNNHTIYKGDKKVLVAAQFSWDPETVGMIHGSFFWGYIVTQIPGGFICQKFAANRVFGFAVVATSTLNMLIPSAARIHFGCVILIRILQGLVEGVSYPACHGIWAKWAPPLERSRLATTAFCGSYAGAVVAMPLAGVLVQYSGWSSVFYVYGSFGIFWYLFWILVSYESPAAHPTITPEERKYIEESIGESAGLVNPLQKFKTPWKKFFTSMPVYAIIVANFCRSWTFYLLLISQPAYFEEVFGFEISKVGLLSALPHLVMTIIVPIGGQLADYLRSHQIMTTTNVRKLMNCGGFGMEATLLLVVGFSHTRGVAITFLVLAVGFSGFAISGFNVNHLDIAPRYASILMGISNGVGTLSGMVCPLIVGAMTKNKTREEWQYVFLIASLVHYGGVIFYGIFASGEKQPWAEPENTSDEKCGILNEDELANETEELYRTGAGGQYGAVNQPNMNPNGGGGGGGGGGWASEWDKTEEYVQPPGSNSYLYGEGERELT from the exons ATGGAGGTCCGGCCAGAGAGGTTCAAGGCGGCCGCCGGCAAGACTCTGGGCAAAATACACAG GTTGTTGGAAAAGCGTCAGGCGAATGGCGAGACAATAGAGCTGTCAGCCGATGGCAGGCCGGAGTTGGTCGAGGAGAAGGAGCTCCCAGTGATTGACTGCACCTGCTTCGGCCTTCCTCGCCGCTACATCATCGCCATCCTTTCCGGCCTGGGTTTCTGCATCTCCTTCGGAATCCGGTGCAACCTGGGAGTGGCCATTGTCAGCATGGTCAACAACCACACCATCTACAAGGGCGACAAGAAGGTGTTGGTG GCTGCCCAGTTCAGCTGGGACCCGGAGACAGTGGGCATGATCCACGGCTCCTTCTTCTGGGGCTACATTGTCACGCAGATACCTGGCGGCTTCATCTGTCAGAAGTTTGCAGCCAACAG AGTCTTTGGCTTCGCTGTAGTGGCTACCTCAACGCTAAACATGCTGATCCCATCTGCTGCACGAATTCACTTTGGCTGTGTCATCTTGATTAGGATACTTCAGGGGCTTGTGGAG GGTGTGTCGTACCCAGCGTGCCACGGGATATGGGCAAAGTGGGCCCCGCCGCTTGAAAGAAGTCGACTGGCTACGACTGCATTTTGTG GTTCTTACGCAGGAGCTGTTGTGGCGATGCCCTTAGCTGGGGTCCTTGTCCAGTACTCTGGGTGGTCTTCCGTTTTTTATGTCTATG gCAGTTTTGGGATATTCTGGTATCTTTTCTGGATCCTGGTATCATATGAGAGCCCTGCAGCCCATCCTACCATCACACCGGAGGAGAGAAAGTACATAGAGGAGAGTATAGGGGAGTCTGCAGGGCTTGTTAACCCATTGCAG AAATTCAAGACGCCGTGGAAGAAGTTCTTCACCTCCATGCCGGTTTATGCAATCATCGTCGCAAATTTCTGCCGCAGCTGGACCTTCTACTTGCTTCTCATTAGCCAACCTGCGTACTTTGAGGAGGTGTTTGGGTTTGAGATCAGCAAG GTGGGGCTGTTGTCAGCCCTCCCCCATCTTGTAATGACCATCATCGTGCCAATTGGGGGGCAACTGGCCGATTACCTGCGGTCGCACCAAATCATGACCACCACAAATGTGAGGAAGCTCATGAACTGTGGAG GATTTGGAATGGAAGCCACCCTACTGCTTGTGGTTGGCTTTTCACACACCAGGGGTGTAGCCATAACCTTCCTCGTCCTTGCTGTGGGCTTCAGCGGATTCGCTATCTCAG GGTTTAACGTGAACCACTTAGATATAGCCCCCCGCTATGCCAGCATTCTCATGGGCATCTCCAATGGAGTTGGAACACTATCCGGAATGGTGTGCCCACTCATAGTGGGTGCCATGACCAAAAATAAG ACACGGGAAGAGTGGCAGTATGTATTTCTGATAGCTTCTCTCGTTCATTACGGAGGAGTTATCTTCTATG GCATTTTTGCCTCTGGGGAGAAACAGCCGTGGGCCGAGCCTGAGAACACTAGCGATGAGAAGTGCGGAATATTGAATGAAGATGAGCTGGCCAATGAGACGGAGGAGCTGTACCGTACCGGCGCAGGCGGGCAGTATGGCGCCGTGAACCAGCCCAACATGAACCCCaatggtggtggaggaggaggaggaggaggaggatgggcTTCCGAA
- the LOC108923906 gene encoding zinc finger protein 70-like — translation MAGGTVMRWVISEDGSHLIRRDELEEEFLKGVEDQSHRATAKQEAADQPVTSPLSPPPSSSVSSRSTCRRNAVPLQLPVSYPCAYCDICFTASHYLEKHFKRSHRKQYLEMLRVRDAAHKLPLLSRSARTPSSAALPPRPSLRPARPKSAAGGLEGSGRPLAVSCNPTPTDKLANCRQQVPRVARSKFSSVVSSRCSKTAVAPLSKQVAVKGLAQSCRPPSGAQDGRKAVGRSDLSPFGLWGCKETVGEDAEGLKELHCQEDTVFLCNDCGQSFSSFSLLNSHRDQAHKGQGRVKGGTEEDDEEYEDDEEEEEEEEELGETLYLCAECGLSFPCLERLQEHQSLHDPSSAGGEQEGREEEEKGDEDLPSRVVSESHTCPNCHKVFKTARYLKTHMKIHSGQVPYHCDECDKPFTQLGDLKTHRRTHTGERPYQCAQCGKCFGRSGTLKKHWRTHTGETPYVCDVCGKQFNQLGALKTHERIHTGLRPYFCSRCSQHFTYSYQLKRHRCVHADKS, via the exons ATGGCGGGGGGCACCGTGATGCGATGGGTCATATCGGAAGATGGCAGCCACTTGATTCGAAGGGacgagctggaggaggagttcCTTAAAG GTGTGGAAGACCAGTCTCACAGAGCAACAGCGAAACAGGAGGCCGCTGACCAGCCGGTTACGTCCCCATTAtcacccccaccctcctcctCGGTATCGTCGCGATCCACCTGCAGAAGAAATG CTGTGCCTTTGCAGCTTCCCGTGTCGTACCCCTGCGCTTACTGTGACATCTGCTTTACGGCCTCCCACTACTTGGAGAAGCACTTCAAACGCTCGCACAGGAAGCAGTACCTGGAGATGCTACGCGTTCGAGATGCCGCGCACAAGCTGCCGCTGCTCAGTCGCTCTGCCAGGACTCCCTCGAGCGCAGCTCTCCCTCCCAGGCCTTCGCTGAGACCTGCAAGGCCCAAGTCGGCTGCCGGTGGCCTCGAAGGCTCAGGACGCCCATTAGCCGTCAGCTGTAACCCGACGCCAACCGATAAACTCGCTAACTGTCGGCAGCAGGTACCTCGCGTGGCCAGATCCAAGTTTTCTTCTGTGGTGTCTTCCAGGTGTTCCAAGACAGCAGTAGCACCACTCTCTAAGCAAGTAGCAGTCAAAGGCCTAGCCCAGTCCTGTCGCCCCCCTTCAGGAGCTCAGGATGGGAGGAAAGCGGTGGGGAGAAGTGACCTTTCACCTTTCGGTCTCTGGGGGTGTAAAGAGACAGTGGGTGAGGATGCAGAGGGACTGAAGGAGCTCCATTGCCAGGAAGATACTGTTTTTCTCTGCAACGATTGCGGCCAAAGCTTCTCCTCGTTCTCCCTCCTCAACTCCCACCGGGACCAAGCCCATAAGGGTCAGGGACGAGTGAAGGGTGGCACGGAGGAGGACGATGAGGAGTATGAGGatgacgaggaggaggaggaggaggaggaggagttggGAGAGACCTTGTACCTGTGTGCTGAGTGTGGCCTCAGCTTCCCTTGCCTGGAGCGGCTCCAGGAGCACCAGTCCCTCCACGATCCCTCATCGGCTGGGGGCGAGCAAGAGGGCCgcgaggaggaagagaaggggGACGAGGACTTGCCTTCACGGGTCGTCTCAGAATCGCACACCTGCCCCAACTGCCACAAAGTCTTCAAAACCGCCCGCTACCTGAAGACGCACATGAAGATCCACAGCGGCCAGGTGCCGTACCACTGCGATGAGTGCGACAAGCCCTTCACCCAGCTGGGCGACCTCAAGACTCACCGGCGCACGCACACCGGGGAGCGCCCCTACCAGTGCGCCCAGTGCGGCAAGTGCTTCGGCCGCTCGGGGACCCTCAAGAAGCACTGGCGCACCCATACCGGAGAGACGCCCTACGTGTGCGACGTGTGCGGCAAGCAGTTCAACCAGCTGGGGGCGCTCAAGACGCACGAGCGCATCCACACCGGGCTGCGGCCGTACTTCTGCTCCCGCTGCTCACAGCACTTCACCTACTCCTACCAGCTGAAACGGCACCGCTGCGTTCATGCCGACAAGAGCTGA